The Rosa rugosa chromosome 1, drRosRugo1.1, whole genome shotgun sequence genomic sequence tgtagtataattaggattgtataGTAATTGTAGAATATTatgtagttaagggggagaatatcacggtgtaattagtttcctattaggattgtgtatactttgtatatgtATTCCGTCTTTGGAGAAGATCAATATatcagaaattcccaaactttctctttgcctttgttctgtttgacttggtatcaggaCTTTGTCTCATTTGTTTCCGCTGCAAATTTTTCTTTGTACTCCTTGAGGGTTTGTCCTTTGTCTTTGTCCTCTTTTCTTTTcgccctaaaaccctaaaattccCATACCTCGCCGTCAGCCTCTCCTCCCTTTGTGTTTGTCGAAATTTGCTGGTTGAAGAAGGAAAAATGGAAGGAGAATTGACCCTTAATTCGTTGTTCAACGAAGGAGGAAACGGAGGCTCCTCTTCTACTCCTCGTGATGTCGTTGTTGTTCAAAACGTGACTGATAACTCCAGCTTTGGTGTTAAACTTGATGGCACCAATTATCAGCTATGGCAGAGGCTTATGAAGATCCATATTCAAGGGATTGGCAAGTGGGGATATGTTACTGGTAGCATCACAAAGCCATTAGAAGGACCAAAAGTAGAAGCATGGGATACGACAAACACCAATGTGATGGGGGATTCTTCTCAAAGCTATGACTCCAGAAGTGATGCAATTGTTTGCACATTATGATTCTCCCAAGGCTATATGGGAGTCTGCTGCTACTACTTATTATGATTGGAGTGATTTTGCCAGTATTCATGAATTAAACTACAAAGCCTTCAAGATGACTCCGAGTGGACAATCTGTTGCAACTTTCTATGCAAGCTTGAAGACCATTTGGCAAGAACTTGATCAGAGACACCCTAATCCCATGACATGTGAAGCTGATATCAAAACATACCAAGCAGAGCAAGATTAGATGCGTGTCCACATCTTTCTTGGTGGTTTGGATTCACACTTGGAGGGCGCAAAGAATGAGTTGATGTGCCTTACCACTCCACCAACCTTGGAGCAAGCCTTTGCCTACATACGAAAAGATGAATCCAACAAGGCAGCCACAAAAAATCTACACACTGAAATTTCTAGTTTGACAGTTCAGACCACACCTTCCCCACTCATGACTTTGTCTCCTCAGGGTGGAAATCCTCAGTATCGATCCAACAAACAAGGTTACCAACCGGGTCAGAACTATAATAGGGGAGCAGCTCCATTCAACAATCAGGTGATTTGCAACTATTGTAAAAATCCTGGTCACTACAAGAGTCAATGTCCCCAGCTTATGAGACGCAACTCCAATAGCTTATGAGACGCAACTCCAATAACTCTGGGTGGAAAGGTGGTAACAACGGTCAGAAGGACAAGGCTGCAATTCAATTGGTACCGAAGCAAGAACCGAACTTCTATGGTGTGGAGGGCCAAGATCTCACCAAGGGTAATGTTTCCTTAACTCAGGAAAAatgaggtaaaattggtgttactttacatgtttctggctttactggtagtaatacatggataattgattctggtgcgtctgatcatatgacctatCATAAGTCTTTCTTTGTTAAGTTGTCATCCCCATCCATAACACATGTCTCTAATGCCGATGGTAAGTCTTTCCCCGTATTAGGAATTGGGTCTGTCCAGGTTACACCTTCCATTACTCTTCATAATGTTCTCTTTGTACCATCTTTGTCTCATCATCTCTTATCTGTGTCTCAGTTGAATACAAAACAAATGttctgtaaccttttatcctatgtatgtcaTCTTTCAGGATTTGTGCACTCGGGTGATAATTGGCAAGGGAGACCCGAGGGAGAGACTATTTCATTTGGATTGCATGTATGCAGGACAGACACAAGCACCACCAAGTCTGCAAAATCTTGTTGCCCTGACATTGAGTTCTGATCGGTTGAATGAGTtctggttgtggcatcgccgtttaggccATCACTCAtttggagttatgaagaagtccatgcccTCTCTGTTTTTTGGAATAAAGGAGTCTAGCTTGTATTGTGAGACTTGTGCTGTAGCTAAGAGTCAAAGGTTTAGCTATCCTTCcagttttcattctagtacaATGCCATTTGAATTGATTCATTCGGATTTATGGGGACCTTCTAAACATTCaaccctttctggaatgcgttattttgttttattcattgatgatttcacAAGATTGACTTGGGTTGTTTTACTTAAGTCAAAAGATGTAGTCTTCTTTGCCTTTACAGCTTTTCATAATCTTGTCCGTACCCAATATGATGCTTGTATTAAGATATTTTGGTCTGATAATAGGGGAGGGGAGTTTGTTAATCATTCATTTCGTGATTACTTCCAATCTCATGgaattgttcaccaaaccacttgcccacaaacaccagaacagaATGGGATCTCTGAACGGAAGAATCGTCATTTGTTAGATATGAGTCGCGCCCTTCTCCTTAGTGCCAATATGCCTAAATACCTTTGGGGAGAGGCAGTGTTGTGTGCCTCCCATCTTATTAATCGTCTCCCATTTTCCTCTCTTCAAGGTCATATTCCATTTGAGGTATTGTCTAGTTATAGCTCTATCCCATCTCTTAATACCCTTCCtactcgtgtctttggttgtgtagcCTATGTCCATCTTTATAAGAACCAACGTTCCAAGTTAGATGCAAGGGCTCTCAAGTGTGTCTTTGTTGGGTATGGGACTAATAAAAAAGGATACAAGTGTTATCATCCTCACTTTCAAAGATTTTATGTCACCATCGATGTGACATTCAGTGAGGATACATGTTATTTTCCACCTTCTACCACTCATAGTCAGGGGGAGCAGGGTATTTTTTATGAAGGACAGTACCAAACAGGGCCAACGATCGATCGCTTTAtctcaaacgatcgatcgtttagtGAAGAGGAAATGTCTAGTGGCCTAGAAACCAACGACACTCCTGCAGAAATAGAAAAGGCAATTACCGAACAGAGATTGCGAGTTCCGAAACAAAAAAGACAATTgctgaatcgtctacccttcgcCATGCAACTGtcgaacagagcattgtgaattccgcAACAGAAAAGATAATTgccgaatcgtctacccttcaaaAAGAAGCTCCTAATcgttcagtctctctctctctccatcaatGGTCTCCCCTGTTCAATCTTCATCTGAGGTGCGTAGTAATTTGCAGTTGTCCCATAACTCACCTTTGTCTAATAGTGTTACTCCTTTAACTGATTCTACACATGTTCAAACACGAGTCTTACCAGAACAGTCCAATCGTGGTCAACCTCCCAAGAAATATGAACCAAGTTTGTGTGCTAAGACCAAATATCATGTAGCTAATTATGTGTCTACTCATAGGTTGTCTAAaccatatgtagcctttgtgaatcaattatcttctgtgtcactttctagtaaagtgcaggatgcaatgaAGGACGAGAAGTGGGCAAAAGCAATGGCTGTGGAGATGGATGCACTTGAGAAAAATCAAACGTGGGAGTTAGTGTCACTACCTCCTGGAAAGAAAACAGTTGGGTGTCGTTGGATGTATACAGTGAAACACAATTCAGATGGTTCGGTGGACAGATATAAGGCAAGGCTAGTAGCGAAGGGTTATACCCAGAAATATAGCGTggactatgatgaaacttttgcaccAGTAGCAAAGATCAATACAATCCGGGTACTTctgtctctagcagctaatcttgattggcttctatacaacagtttgatgttaaaAATGTCTTCTTGCATGGTGATTTGAATGAAGAAGTATACATGGACTTGCCTCCGGGATATggcactactagcaaaacgggcaactcacacagatttaaatctgtgtgaaatactAGCATTTCACACGGATGTCACTGTGTAAAAGGCTTTACCTACAGTGCAGCTACGGATTGTTTTTCGGTTGCCTTCGGAGGGGGCGCTAATGCTCTACTCACACGGTTTTGGGAGTCCGTGTGAAATTTTTTGTGGGTCCCACTTATTTTCCTGATATTTTGATATCCTAATCAGTGTGAAATATATGCCtaactcacacagatttcagtgtgAAATATATTCCTAactcacacagatatcagtgtgtAAGAGTGGtgctattcaaaaaaaaaaattggtgctaAATTATTacagaataatttttttttaatatacaaTTCCATTAATCAGAATCCAAACGGTAACATAATTCACAACCCAATCAATATTGTACCCACAATTAACTAAATGTCATTTCCATCAGAAATTAATACTGGAAACAAAAAATCTCAACCATATATTGATCAATTTACTCCAATTATCTGAGACAAGTTCCCTCTATAAACTTGTCTTTCTTACAGAAAATAAAGAGGAAACCTACTCTTCATTAGCACAATGTCTGCTGCCTCAATTGCAATGTTAGTGCCAGCACCAATTGCCATTCCTACATCTGCTGCCACAAGTGCTGGTGAGTCATTGATGCCATCTCCCACCATCGCCACAGTGTAGCCTGAAGCCTATGAATAAGATATTTGAAGTTTATAACCTGTTAGCATAAGTGCATAACTAACATAAACATGAATGAACTTAAGGACTTCCTCATGTAATAGTCATTGTATGTACCTGCAATTCCTTCACTTTCTCTGCTTTCTGGTGATCAGGTTTCGCTTCGGCTATAACAGTATCAATACCAACTTCATTGGCAATAGAATTTGCAATTCCCCAATTGTCACCTGTCATCATTATGCTTCTAACATTCATTGACTTGAGTATGGTAATTACTTCTTGAGCACCTGGTTTCAGTGGATCAGATATTGCTAGAACTCCAGCCACTTCTCCATCTATGGCTACTAGAATCCCAGTTTGAGCCAGCCCTTCAGCTTCTGCTAGGTAGTCTTCTGCATCGAGTGGAACTGCAATGTTCTGGTCCACCATCAAGCTCTTGTTCCCCACAATTATTTCCCTGCCCTGAACAATAGCCTTCACCCCGTGACCAGTAATGGAGGCAAAGTCATGCGCTTCTGGCCCGGCTAgattctcttcatcttctctgaATTTTTTGGCATACTCAACAATGGCCTTGGCCAAGGGGTGTTCACTGTTAACCTGAAATGTATGCGTCATAAAGAACTGTTAACATACATGCTCAGATGTTGATTTGATTCTGAAAAACATTTCAGTCCATCTAATAAAGCAGATATAGCAATTGCTTACACAGGTTAAAAGCCTACCTCAGCTGCAGCAACAAGTTCATAGAATTCTCGAAGCACTATATTTTTCATGAGTCGTGTGTTAACAACCAGTGGCTTCCCAATTGTAAGAGTCCCTGTCTTGTCGAACACAATGCAGTCCACCTACAACATCAATAATCACATTCATAGGAAGCAAACCCAAATTTTCTGGGAGGGCATGGTCATCAAGGTCCACAACTTGGTGAaccaaataaaaatatacagcAGCAGTTATAACTTGAAATGAATATATACAACTCTTCagaccttttaaaaaaaaaaaaaattcagaccTGTTGATGATATTGAAATTGCAGGCCTGAGGCCAGATAAGTAGACAACTGGCCAACTGCAAATCTTGATGAGGTTGCCGAAGACCCAGTGTCTTGACTTTCAGCAATGCAAGAACCTGCAACACCAACTACACATCACTACTTAACGAATAAGATCATTCAAAACTCAATTGCAACTATCTATCCCCAGAAACATGTCATTATTACCACAAGATACCCAAAATCTCAAAAAGATGACCTGCTTCTGAAACGAATTATGTGAGCAATGTCAttacctttattttttttcaagctTTCTCAAACGAATTGTGGCCCTCTGCTTCTGAGGTCTGAGGCCTTCTCCTCATGAATCATGAATCATACAAAGTTACAAActgcaattgaagaagaaatcaacATTATACGGAAACCAAGTTATCAAACCCATTTCTAACTACCCAATCACTCAATCAGTATCATTACCTTTAttaaaatcaagtaatcaacatcaACTCATCAACATCAATACACCATGTCACCATCAGTTAATCAGTATCCATACTCCATACTCCATAGGCCAAGCAATTATATCATTTTTGCAAATCTGCAATTTAGCAATTATACCATCAACATCAGTAGGACAGTAGCAccaaccgaaatcgaaaccatTGGCCATTacccatttcaattttcaagttttcaactatAAAACTTAAAAACCAACAAGAACTCAGAACTGATATAGACATATAGTGATATAGATTAAATGGAAGACAAGAATCACAACTTCACAAGATCAATCATCAAATGGAAATCAGGAAATCGATTATTTACTAATTAAAACTCAGAACTTCAGAAATCAGAactagggagagagagatggtgaGATACCACGGAGACAGCCAGACGGCCCAGACgggttgctggtggcggtggggagCTCGGAGACCGGACTACCGGAGATGGGTTGCTGGTTCCAGGCTTCCAGCCTTGCACTTTTGCAGATCACCGGGTCGCTGAGTCGGACTGCTCTGCGCCTCTGTGCTCCAAGAGTCCAAGTCTCCAGACTCCAAGTCGCGGCGGTAGGAAATTCATACCAACAAGCTCATCCATGGCGGTGTGAGGTGTTGAAGATCGTGGGCAAGCGTCAGAAACAACAGAGACGGAGAGTTGGTATGGGAGCCTGTGACCACGGgtttgaaaggaaaaagaggCTGAAAGGGTATTAGGGTTAGTATATTTGTCAAGGGCagagtgtgttttttttttttttttttttttcagaacaatataattttttttttgttgccactgaaatccgtgtgagatacatTCAAAACTCTcactgatatccgtgtgagaTACACATTTGAAGATTTACACAGAATTCCGTATGCATATCTTTTTCTTACACAGATGTCTGTATCTTCATTtatcacagatatctgtgtgagaaaaaaattcacacAGATGTTTATATCAAAATATTTTAGCTACGGACAACCGTCCCTGTACAATTCATatagggcaaaaaaaaaaaaaaatttaataaactAATATTTAATATATACAGAAATATGTGTGAAttaaacttcacacggacaaccGTGTGAGTtgataataaaatattttaattttcacaCGGAAGTCTGTATCTGATGTTATTTCACACAGACTTCGGTGGCTATTGTTATTCCATAAAGTCTTGTGGGCCCAATTTTACTTATTTCACACGGTTTTCTGTATATATTGCCAATACACACTGATGTCTGTGGCTTTATAAAATCTGTGTGAGTTAAATCTGTGTGAGATGcctgttttgctagtagtgtggTACTTCCACTGGAGTCAAGGTAGTGTGTCGTTTAAGGAAGTCCCTATATGGCCTCAaacagtctccaagagcttgggtTGGTCGATTCACGACATTCATGAGGGCTGGACTCGGttctatttttcaattttttttgccGGAACCGGAACCGGAACCGATGATGTTTTTCCGGTTCGGTGTTGCTACATTTTTTTGCCGGAACCGACTTGGAACCGGAACCGACTTGGAACGGTTCGGTTACGGCTTGTAACCGGTTCCTGTACACACAGCAAAACAGCAGCAAACCTATCCAGTTTCTCAGCTTCCCAGCCACGTTATGTTCTGCAATTTTCTCAGTTTCTCCATTAAAGAACACAGCAGaactggaggaggaggagaagaggaggagaagaagaatatgGCTGCAATAGATCTGGAGAAATCTCATACCAGTagttctgaagaagaagaagaagaagagaagatcgATTCAAATTGATGAAATATTGAAATATGCCTCCAGTAGTCTGGTACAACCGAGAatatagagaaagagaaagagacagaacagagaaagagaaagaagaacagagaaagagaaagaataaagaaagagaaaaggagagaataaagaaagagaaaggaaataaagaaagagaaaaggagagaataaagaaagagaaagggagGTGGTGGACGACCGAGAGACAAAGAGAAATGGGAAAGGGAGGGTGAGGTTTGTATTTTATTAGAATAAAAGACAGAAATGGAAGGTTATGATCGCATCTGGAAGACTAACTTGGTGCCTGATCACATGAGAAATGGTCTATTTTACAGAAATAAGCTCGGTCATATTATCCAATTATACACTGACATCTGTATTTCGGTTTCAAGAGGGTTTTGAAAGTAAGAACCGGAACCGAACCGAGAATACATTGCcaggaaccgaaccgaaaaaaatGTAGTGTCATATTTtgtagaaccgaaccgaaccgaccctttcggtgcggttcggtgcggttcctTCGGATTTTCGGTTCTAAATCCCAGCCCTAAGGAGGATTGGgcagagcaattcagatcatactctattccttaagcatcagaagggtaaagttacagctttaattatttatgtgga encodes the following:
- the LOC133741353 gene encoding probable copper-transporting ATPase HMA5, with product MKNIVLREFYELVAAAEVNSEHPLAKAIVEYAKKFREDEENLAGPEAHDFASITGHGVKAIVQGREIIVGNKSLMVDQNIAVPLDAEDYLAEAEGLAQTGILVAIDGEVAGVLAISDPLKPGAQEVITILKSMNVRSIMMTGDNWGIANSIANEVGIDTVIAEAKPDHQKAEKVKELQASGYTVAMVGDGINDSPALVAADVGMAIGAGTNIAIEAADIVLMKSRFPLYFL